Genomic DNA from Desulfonema ishimotonii:
TGATGAAGACGGAGGAGAACAGCGAGGTGCCGGAGAGAAAAAACATAAGGCTCCGCAGAATGCCGTCCGGCAGAAACGCCCACAGCATCAGGGCAATTCCGGCCACGGCCATCTCGAACCGGACACCGGCCAGGCTGACCCGGATCCGCCTGCGCCGGTCCGGCATTTTCCATACATCGGTCGTGTCCGTATACAGCAGGGGCCAGACGACGATAAACATCACCCCCATGCTTCGCACATGAAGCCCCATGGATTTGGCCGCATAGGCATGGCCGAATTCGTGGCCGATTTTCAGCAGCAGCAGGCTGACAAAAAAGGCGAGCCCCCCGGCAGGGGTGAAGAGATAGCTGACCGTCCCCAGGTAGTTCTCAATCTCCTGAAGGGTCAGCGTCAGCCCGGTAAATCCGCACAGGATACAGAGCCAGCGTATCAGCGGGGACCATAATACGGAGACCCAGGGCAGGGTGTGGCTGAGGAATGCGTCCGGCCTCAGCAGGGGAACCCGGAAAAAAATGTTCCCCTTCAGAATCTGTTGAATCAGCGTGGGATTGGCCCCGCCGCCGGACTCGGTTTCCTCCCGGATCACCGTCTCATCCGGCATACGGGCCAGCCGCTCCCGCTGCAGCATGGAAATGAAAGAGAGAATTTCCTGAACCGGCGGCCGGAGGGTGGTGGTGGTATAAAGACTGCGGACAGCGCTGTCAATATCCGGGTGGGTCAGCAGGCGGTAGAGCAGCTCCCCTTCCGCATATCCGAGACGGAAATTGCTGCCCCGCACCGGGTCTTCCAGTACCCATGAACGCTGTCCGTCAAAATCCACAGGTCCGGGATGGAGCATCAGGTCCGGGCGAAGTCCCTGCCACGGTATCTGCAAGAGGTTCTGAATAGATCGGGCTTCTCCATCGGGTGGAGAAGCCTTTCGGGTCTGTTCTTCCTGTTTGTCGGATATGGTCATGTTCATCAGTGATCAGTTACAGTGTTGCCATTATCGGAAGATGCGGATTTATGCAAATCCCGGGTACATAATCCGCACTCAGGATTTGCAGGGTCCGCTGATCACCGAAAACTATCTTCCGCTCTTATCCAGTGATTTTCTGCCAGCGAAAAATGCGGTTTTCAATTCGCCGGGGGCGATTTCGTTAAAGCCTTCCGTGCCGGAACCCTTGCTGAAAACCTCTTCACTCCGTTCAGCCAGACCACCCAGTTCGCTCAGCAGAACGCCTGCTTCCACATTGAAGCCCGGATCACCTGCCTCCCGCAGGAACAGACCGGAATACAGGTCATATTCCTCATCCAGATATTCATAGGGCGGGCGCCATCCGAGATCCGTCATGTCGCTCCACTCCAGGGTGCCGAACTTGGCTTCGGGATCGTTCGTATTGGCAAACCGGCACCCCAGATGAATCCGCAGCGCCTCTTCAATCGAACAGAATTGCGGCGGCGGGATATCTTTGGCACTTGCCGCCAGCCCGTCCAGCGCGATACTGGCCTCTCCGCCCGTGATGCCCACCGGGCCGGGCAAAGTGACCGGACCGGGGCTGATGGGCCCCTGGGGTTCCCCTTCGGGCACGATAATGGGGAGAATCGGGTTATCCGGGGCATCCGGCGGACCAACCGGGGTTACATCGGGGTCAGACGGCGCAATCACCCGGATCAGTATGGTGTCCGTATCGGTCTGGGCTGTCGGATCATCAGGCGTTCCCTCGTTGTCCGGCGGGATGACGTTGCCGCTGTTATCCAGTATGCCGTCTGCGGTGATACAGCGGCCGTTGGAATTCTGGGTGATATCATCAGGGTTGATGCCGGTATATCCCTGATCGTTTGTTGTCACCGTCACGGTGGCGTTTCCGTTAAAATCCGTCGGCGGCGTGTAGACCACACCTGCCAACGCCGCATTCACCTGATCCAGCGTACCGGTGATAATGATCTGAGACGCGCTGACAGGGGTGATGTCTGCCCCGGCCCCGTTGTCTGCCGCCACCAGTGTCCCGATGTCGGTCGTCACCGTCACCTGCACCGCGCCGCCGGCCACATCCGGATCGGTAACGGAAATCGTATCCAGGGCAACGGATGTGTTCGCCTCAATGGTGACACTGTCCGGCACCGTGTTGGTCGGCGCATCGTTAACCGGAACAACGGACACCCGGGACAAGGCGACCTCTCCTGCCCTGTCGGGGTTATTCACATCGGCTGCTGTCACCTCAATAATGCGGCGTGTCGTGTCCGGGTTTTCCGAGGTATTGTTATACGTCACACTTCTCAGCACCTGATCATACTGGCTGGCATCGGCGGCCCCTTCAAAGCGCAGTACCAGCGCGCCGTCCACTTCCTGAACAGTGTAGGTGATATTCGTACCGCTGATGGTGCTTTCGTCAAACCCCAGCCCGTCGCCTTCCTGGGGATTGGTCAGCGTCACTTCGACCCAGGCGATATCGTCGCCCTCCTTATCAACAATCAGCGGGGCCGGATCATCGGAATCGGCTATTCTGACGGGAACGCATTTGGAATCCTCGATAAAGGTCACATTGAAATTCGACGTCCCGTCGTTATCCGGGTCCGCCGGTCCCACCGGCGGATCCCCGCCGCCATCATCATCCGGGTCCAGATCAATAACCGGCGGCGTATTGCCCACGAAAATATTAATGCTGACATCGTCGAGATTGCCGCGCGGCCCCGGCTGTCCGAAGTTGCCCTGATCGCTGGAATCAATGTCCAGTGTGTCAAATGGCTGACCGAAATCACCGGCGTTCAGGAAATCGTCCAGCGCATCATCGTCTGCATCATAAGTAAGGCTGCTGATGGCCTGATTGACAGCCGTCAGCGAACCCGTGAAGACCACGTTCGACGTTCCGTTTCCCTTGCCCGCCTCAAATGTCAGTCCATCCGTCCGACCCAGCGTTATGGTGCCGTTTTCCACGGCCAGTGAGACCCGGACATCTCCGGTGCCCTCATTGACGTCAATATCCGCAACCGAAATGCCATCTATCGTCAGCTGACCGTTTTCATCCATCTTCTGGTCATCCGCAGGCACCCCGTCTATCTCCGGAGCGTCATTTATAGCAATGACCACCGCCTGACCGTCAGCGTCCCCCCTGCTGAACGCATCGCTGCTGGTCGTATCGGCATAATTGCCCTCGGTCCCCTCGGATTCATCCCAGGCACGGGCGGTAAATGTCGGGGTTTCGGAACCGGATCTCTCCGTGTTGAAATCCTGATCCGGTGCGAACCGGATTCGGGCGGAACTGGTCAGCAGCAGCGCATGGGTGTCACTCAGATTACCGTCATCAATGGCCGTCCAGTTTTTGCCGCCATCCAGAGAATACTGCCATGTCCCGCTGGCATCATCCACATCTGTAATGGCAATGGATTCGGGCGCACTGCCGTCGGGAAAATCCGCATCGTTTATCGTGACCAGATCCCCCACGGTGACGCCAAGCTTTTCCTGGGCGTTCTCCTCGTATTCGCCGTCAAAGATCCCGTCGCCGTTCTCATCTGTCACACTGTCCGGGTCGTGGAAATCCTCGTGCAGAACGATACTTTCATCAATCACAATCGGGGGGACAACCTGAATAATGCGTGTCGCGTCTGCGGACAGGGGGCCATCCGGTTTGTCCACATCCGATGGCACATCCTTATCGCCAAACCCCCTTGAATTGTCATCGGTAACGGTAATATTGACCGTCCGGCTGTTCTGAATCGGAGTGCCCGATGTATTGTCATAGGTCACGGAACGGATGGCCGCCTCATATTCCGCCTTGGCGGCAAGGCCCGTCAGGGTCAGCGTACCGGTCGAAGCCGTCCAGGTTCCCGTAATATTCGCCGTATCCGTAAAGTTGAGAACGTCTTCGCCCGGCTGGTAGTTCTCCGTAATCCGAATCACAGCGCCGGTCATATTGTCATCATCAACATCCGTCAGAACAATATCATCGGCAAAGGCCACCTCGCCCCCGTCGATAATGTAGAGCGTCTGGGCACTTTCAGGATCCAGCTCCGGGGCATCGTCGATGGCATCCACAAAGATATCATCCGCTCCCTCACCGGTCTGGATACCATTGCCGGCTCCGCTGGAGTTGGCATCGGTAGCAGAGACTCTGATGGTCCGGTCCCCCTGGTTCGGATCGTCGCCGTCTTTGACGCCGCCCACATGTTCAATGGTGACGGTTTTCACCGCCGCCTCAAAATCGGCAATGGCTGCCGTGCTTCCGCTGACGGGCGTCAGAACAATCGCTCTGCCGTTATCAATCACTTCTCCCTGAATGGTTGCCGTGTTCTCAAACGCCAGGACATCCGTGCCTCTGGCGTCGTTCTGATACCCGTCCGTAATCTCCACGACCACCTGTGTCAGCTCCGTATCATCCGCATCGGTAATGTCAATATCCGTAACCACCCGGACGGGTTCACTGTTTTCGACATAATCCTCCGCGACAGTCACCTCCACTTCAGGGGCGTCGTTCTCCGGCGTGATCGTAATGGTAAATTCCTGCGGACTGCTGGTGTCAATGCCGCCGAACGCTGTACCGCCGTCGTCCTTCAGCACCACGGTAACGGTCGCAGTGCCGTATGCATTTTCCGCCGGTGTATAGGTAAGCGTCCCATCAGGGCTGATGGACGGCTGTACGGAAAAGAGGTTTGCATTGTCATTGGTAACCGTAAATTCAAGATTCTGACTGGCTTCATCGGTTGCCGTTTCCGGTCCCGGCAGGACATCGGTCGCCCAGTCTTCAATGACCTGCGCCGGACTGTCTTCTGGAATGGTCTGATCCGGCCCTTTGGTGAACTCCGGGGGGTCATTGACGGGGATAACCGTTACCTCAGTGGAAAAATTCTCGCCATCTACGTCAAAGGTCAGTGTGGCGACACCTGATGTATCCACATTCTGATCTTTTTCAGGCGAATACTCCACCGTCCATTTATAATACTGGGAGATGGTCTCTCCGTTGATGACGATGGGCCTGTTTGTGACCCATTCCCCCCGGACATTGACATTTCCGGTCCCCTCATCAATGCCGGAAAACAGGTTGATCTCCTGCGCCGTTAACGGGCCATCCGGGTCAAGATCATCAAGGCTTGTCTCAAGGTTTTCATCTCCGTCCAGATCGCCGTTATAGACAAAAATACCGAAACTGCCCGGCTGATCTTCCAGCGTCGCGATGGAAGAGGGGACACTCGTCTCCTCCCCCACAAGGGCATTTTCGTATGCGTTCAGAATATCCGTATCCAGGGGCGTATTGGCCTCACCGTCGGCGCCGTCCGAAGCCGCTTCCAGATCCCAGTCTCCCCCCTCACCGGTGACATCATCTGATGCGAACACGTCCGCGCCCGTTGCGTCCGCCAGCCCGTTGAGCAACGCCTGCCCTGCACCCGCATCGTCCGCCACGCCGCACCCGTAAACGTAAATATGGCTGTCTTCCGCCATAACCGTGCCGAGGGCGGCCCAGGCATCCGTATTTTCCCCCAGGCTCTCAGCGGTAATTTTCTCGTTGCCGAAATTAAAATATCCTGAGCCTCCGTGTGACAGAACCGTCACCGATCCGACCGGACTCCCTGCCGCGTCAGCCGCATCTGTGATCTGCCGCACCACATCCTCAGCAGAGGCCGCATCCGCATCATAGACAATTACCAGTGCATCGGGATCTGCTGCGTCTGCGAGGCTCTGATAGTCAGGGAGGCTGTTGGAAACAAGAACGATATCCAAAGATTCTGACGGTGCTTCCGCATCCGACAGAAGGGCCGCAGCAGCGGCAACATTTTCCGCATCGGCATCCGTGCTGTGATCCGGAACTTCCGCACCCTCTCCGCTGACATGGGCATCCTGGTCGGCTGCATGGTCCAGGGCATCCCCCACCGCAGCACCGTCCAGAACGATTCTGTCTTCCAGTTTAATTAAATTCAACATAACCCTCACCTCCCCTTGTATCAGTTGGCAGTCATCAGTGATCCGTTATCATTCCTGATGACTGATATTCCCCCAGCGGCTTACCAGTGAATGCTGTTGGGCGGGATGACCCAGTAGTCCATCCCTCTGTTTGCCATTTCCCTGGCCAGTTGTCTGGCCTGGGGTTCCGTCAGCCCCCGGACCCGGACCCGGTTGAAATTATTGCCCCGGACCCGTTTGCTCGTGATGACGGCATCCCTGGAGTCCAGAAGCCGTTCGGTCAGCCCCTTTACCTCGTCAAGCCGTTTGGCCGAGCGCCCGTGTTCGACAAAAGCGCCCATCTGAACCTGCCACAGGAACCGGTCTGATGCAGGCCCGGCATACCCCGGGGAATCGACTTCCTTTGACACCTGATCGGCAGGAATATATGCCCTGTTGTCCCCCCATCCGGACAGATCATCGCCCGAACCGGCTGGCGGAGTGGTGCCGGCCGCGTCATCGGAGACCTCAATGAACGCATCCCGGCCGGCCCCGCATATGGGACAGACTTCGGGCGGTTCCGCGCCGGTGTGAATATATCCGCACTCGACGCAGCGCCATTTTTTCATACCGGTGGTTGCCGTATAATTGTAGCTGTCTGTCTGACCTGCCGAGGCCATGACATCTGTCTGGCCGCATTCCAGCGGATTAACGCCGATACTCACACACAGACGCCGATGCGCCACCAGAAGCTCCACAACCGCCTCGTCCCGGCGAAGCTTGGCCGCCATTTCCTCAAGATGCCTCTGGGTCACGGCCAGTTCGGGCAACCTGCCGCTGCGCTGTTTCTCAATGGCCATCTGATATAAATTATGAGACAGTGAATAGGTCTCATCCAGCAGTCTGAAGCGGTCCACCTTGATGGCGTAATCGAGAAGGGCGATATGGACCTGGGTAATGACGCCGACCGTTGTCATCAGCCGCTGCGCCTTGGCCATCTCTATGGCCTTCTGCTGCCCTTTGTACGATACGTATTTGGCGGGGAGGTCAAGGATTTCAAGACCGACGGCCGCGCCCACGGTGTTCCAGTTATGGGACAGCAGCAGACGGTTGTCCTCCCAGTGGGTTCCGGCGAAAACGCTGATGCCGGGGAACATGGCCAGAACCTTGTTTTTGGCCTCCTCTTTCTGAATCAGCACCTGCATGTCGCCGACAAACAGCTCCGGGCGGTGCAGCAGTGCGTATTCCTCCAGCCGGTCAATGGACAGCTCCTTGGTGTGGGGCAGCGCCGCGACAATCGGCTTGATGGGCGGACGGGCGAGGGTGAACTGCACATTCTGGTTCAGCCCCATGAGCCGCGCCAGTTCGAGACGTTCTTTGGAGAGGTTGGCCTGAAGCTGCCGGATCGTCAGCTCCAGCTCTTTAAGCCGCATTTCCGCATCGGCTGCGGCCATCCGGTCATAACTCCCCCTGGATACCGCACCCTCCATCCGTTTTTTGATGCTTTTCAGGTCATTTTCCACCACATGCACATAATCCAGGGCATCCTCCACCGCAGCCGCATGCCAGTATGACCGGGTCACATCCAGAGCAAGCTGCTGGGCCTGACGGGTCCGCTGCTGTTTCAGCACCTCCTCCTGGATCTGAGCCTGACCGGAGCGGACATAGGCCATCAGCGTGTCCAGGACATTCCAGGTGAGAACGAGATTGGCCCAGCTGTTCTCCTTGAGTTCGGAAACCGTGTAATCCGGTTCGTCCTGGTCCAGAAGCCAGTTGTAGGAATCGGTCTTGCGGAGGAGATCCCGTCGGCGCCACTTGTAATCGGCCCTGAGACTCGGCAGCATTTTCAGCTTTTCAACCACCGTATTTTTGTTGGCAATCTCCTCGTTCAGCTTCGCAATGCGAAGCTCGAGGTTATTGGCCAGTGCGTAGTGTATGGCATCCTCCAGTGTCAGAGGCTTTTCACCGAAATTGCCGTACTCCATCGACGGCTTGATCAGCTCCACGTCCTTCCGGGCGTTTTCCTCACGAGTTGTCTCCATCTCCTGAGGCGTCGGCGCCTTTGCACAACTGCTCAGCACCAGAATCGCACAAAGAAGCAGAAAAAAAACCCTGCCCCCTGCCCACAGAATACCTTTTTCCGATCTGTTCTTTTTCTCACCCATAAGAATCTCCGTTTTTCATCCTGCCAAATTTTTATTTACGATTCTTTTTTATCCCCTTCTGAAAACAATCGTATGACAAATCATTCCGCCCTTTGTGCCAAAGGATATGATCCTACTTTTATTCTGATTATTTCACCCTACCTATTCAAAAACATCCGCTATTGTCAAGTGAATTCATACGAAATTCACGCCCTGCAACCGTCGGAAACAGTCAATGGGGACTTTCCCGTATTCGAAGGGAGAAATTCGCGAATTTTCTCCGCATGGCCCGCAGGCCGCCGATTTTTCAGTATACGCCCCATGTCCCCGAAAGATAATACCGGTAGAGGACCGGATTGATTTCGGTATTGACCGTCACATCGGCCATAAGTGCCTCATCCAGAACCCCCTTGCCGAAATGCATCATGGAGATCATGGCGTCCCGGTTCATAAACCGGGTGTCAATATCTGAAAAGTTTCGGGTCAGCATCACCTCTTTCAGACGATTTTCCGGCATATCCCGCCGGTCTACGCCCAGAATCCAGCCCCATTCCCCCATGGTCGGGATCTGGTTGTGATACGGCAACACAGCAAACCCCGCAGCGGAGATGGTTTTCACCAGACACCGGAACGCCCTGGCGGAGAAACAGGGGCTTGTGGCCTGTGTCACCAGCACCCCGCCCCGGATGAGATGCCTGCGGAGCGCATTGTAGAATTTTTCTGAATAGACATGCATCATATCCACAGAATCCGGGTCTGGCAGGTCAATGATGATCACCCCGTACAGCCGGGCATCCGTCTGTACAAAACGGGCCGCATCATCGTTTATCACCCGCAGCCGGGGATCCCCCATTGATCCGCTGTTGATTTCCAGCAGCACCGGGTGTGTCGCGGCGAGGTGCGTCATCGCCGGGTCCATATCGACCAGCGTCACCGATTTCACAGCCGGGTATTTCAGCACTTCGCGGGCCGCCAGCCCGTCTCCGCCGCCGATAATCAGCACCTGACTGATATCATGGGACAGCTTCATGGCCGGATGCACCAGCGGCTCGTGATACTTCTCCTCATCAAATGTGGAAAACTGTTCCTGCCCGTTGAGAAACAGCCAGTAATACGACTGCCACTGGGTCATGACGATTTTCTGATAGACCGTCTGTTTTGCGAAAATCACCTTGTCGCGGTACTTCAGTTGCTCCCCGTACATCACGACCGGCCCGGCCAGCACGCCGAGGGCGATCAGGGTTGTCAGCACGCCTGCGAATGCGGCCAGCAGCACCCGCTTCCGTGTAATCCGTGCGAAAAACCGCCAGAGAATCAGCGCCGCCACAGAGAAATTGACCGCCCCCAGCAGAATGGGCGTATAGGTCAGCCCCAGGTACGGCAGGGCAAGAAACGCGAAAATCAGTCCGCCGGCCAGGGCACCGTAATAATCTTTCTCCATCACATTGGAGATGTTGGTCCGCAATTCCTCATAGGCCTGGTTGATGCGGGTAACCAGGGGAATTTCAAACCCGATCAGGCTGCCGATCACAAAGGCGAGAACGTAAATCAGCAGATCGACATATCCGGTATAGGCCGACAGGCTGTAGGCCAGCATGGCGGAAACCGCGCACAGGACCGAAAGCGCAAATTCAATCAGGATAAAGGCATCCAGAAGCGCCCCCCGGATCAGCCGGCTGACCCGGCTGCCCAGCCCCATGGCGAACAGCATGAGAGACATCACCAGTGTCCACTGGAAAATGGCGTTCCCCACCAGGTAGGTGGCCAGGGTTGACAGCACAAATTCCGCGACAATCCCGGCGCACCCCGTGGCAAAGATGGCGATCTTCAGGACCGATGAAATGCCGGGAAACTCAGACACACCAGCAGATGACAAAGGCGGCTCCGATATAGGAAAGGGCTTCTATGTATGCAGCCCCCACATTGGGCGTTTCCTGCGCGGCAATCTCATCGGACAGCCTGACCGCAGGCAGAAGGATCCTGTCGGTCAGAAAACGGACCAGCGGCAGCATGACCAGCCCGGAAAGGGCGACCGTAATGAAGGCGGGAAAATCTTCGGCCCAGGACTCAAAATCCCGTTCCGCCGCCAGCCCCACCACAATACCGATGGCGATCAGCGCCCCGGCAAAGCTGACCCCGGCAGCCACATTGTCCTGTTCAATCTGATCATGGACAGAATAGGGGGTGACGCGGTTGTATACGAATGCGGCCAGAATCAGAAACAGCTGCCCCACGGCCCAGAATGCAACCGCTGTCCGGATGTTGCCGCCCTCTCCGGTCACGGACCCGAAGATGATCAGGCCGGAGGCGATGCTGACGCCTGCGGAAACAGCCCCGGACCCCTGATTCTGATCGCGGATCAGTTCATCGCTGAGACGGAAACGGTAAAGAATCAGCCGGTCACAGATAAACCAGGAGATATTCAGAAGAAGGATAGACAGCAGCCCGTAGATGCCAAGGTCAATCAGATCCTCCGTAATGCCGTTGCTCGGCCCGGCCAGTGCGCCGCCGATGGCCATCACCAGCCCGAAATAATACCCTGCGACCGCCAGGGCCAGGGCCGGGTTATCCCGCTCCGTCAGCTCATAAGAGAGCCGGTACTCCCGGTGGAGGAGATCGTTGACCAGTTTTCCGATGAAAAAGAGCAGATAAAACACGGCGATCAGAATAAGGGCGGTGACCCAGTCGTCCAGGTTCATCATTATTTTCCACGACCTCCTGACCGGCCGCGAAAATTTGTCCGCGTGCGGCCGATCCGTTTGCTGACCTTTTCCCCGAAAGAGGCATTTGCGGTCTGTGCCTTGGCCATCCGGCGCTGATAGAACGTCGGCTTTTTTTTCTGCGTCACGGTGCCGGACGTCCCATATTCGTGTTTGGGACCGTAATAGGGAACGCGGCGGGATGCCGATTTTCTGTAGGTATTATAATCGGTACGATATACCGGAAGTTTCAGATCGATATCCAGTTCATCAAAAAGCGGCCGTCCCCGGTTAAATGCCCAGAACGTCCGGCCGGAACGGTCGGCCTGCCACTGCCCGTAGCGGTTATCGCCCACATAGAGATACCCGGGGGGCACGGCGCTGGAAATCATCTCCCCGCTTTTCCGGGACAGGAGCGCCATTCCCAGAAATCCCGCGTTCGCCCTGTAATAGTCGTCCGGCACGGCCAGCCAGTCGGTCTGGCGGGCTGCTTCCCCCCGGACCACCCGGTATTTGTGGTAGTAGTCTTTGAAAAAATTCCCCTCCTCTTTCATATCCTCCAGCAGGATGGCGTATTCGGGGACATTCCTGAGAGATGCCTGGATTTCACGGATCGGCAATTCACCATTGCCGCACCCGCAACAGAGGAAAAGGGCAGGCACGATGAGGAAACGGATAATTCCGCCCGGAATATTGACAAAGATATTCTGCATGAACATAACCTGTGATGTTTCAGGGAAGACTGGGTCCGTATATTTTTTGACAAATAGCAGAAGAACCGGGTGAGGTCAATCCCCAACCCGCTTTCTTTGCCTTGACATTCGAGACTTCCCCGCTTATTAGGAGCGAAGCACCTTAATTCCGATCCGAAAAAAATACCGCCGGATGCGAATACGGATCTTAATTAAAACCGAAGGATTTGAGCTGACAATGAATTATGCACATATACTGAAAATTTCCCGGGAACAGGCGCTGACGGAAAATCAGGTCCGATCCGTTGCCGAACTGCTGGAACAGGGGGCGACGGTCCCCTTTATTGCCCGCTATCGCAAGGAGGCTACCGGGAGTCTGGACGAAGTGGCCATTACCGCAGTCCGGGACCGGCTGGCCCAGCTGGACGAACTGGACAGCCGGCGGGCGGCCATCCTGAAATCCATGGAACAGCACGGCCACCTGACAGAGGCGCTGAAGGCCGAAGTGGGGGGGGCTGAAACCCTGGCTGTTCTGGAGGATATCTATCTGCCCTACAGGCCCAAACGCCGCACCAAGGCGACCATTGCCAGGGAAAAGGGGCTTGAGCCGCTGGCCCTGCAAATTCTGGAACAGACCGGAGCCGATCCCCGGCAGGCCGCCGGTGCCTTTGTCGATGCGGAGAAGGGGGTGGCGTCGCCGGAGGATGCACTGGAAGGGGCACGGCATATCATTGCCGAGCGCATCAGCGAGGATCCCCGGGCCCGTGCGGAACTCCGGGAATTTTTTTCCGCCAGAGGCACGTTCAGAAGCACTGTTGTGGCTGATATGGAAGAGGCCGGTGCCAAATACAGGGACTATTTTGACTGGGAAGAGCCGATTGCCACGGCCCCCTCCCACCGGATTCTCGCCATGCGCCGGGGTGAAAAAGAGGATGTTCTGAACCTGAACATCGCGCCGCCCGAGGAAGAGGCCCGTGAACGCCTCAGAAGGCGCTTCCTGAAAGGGGACGGGGAAGACGCTGTTCAGGTGGATCTGGCCGTCCGTGACAGCTACAAACGCCTCCTGTCGCGGTC
This window encodes:
- a CDS encoding DUF4347 domain-containing protein, translated to MLNLIKLEDRIVLDGAAVGDALDHAADQDAHVSGEGAEVPDHSTDADAENVAAAAALLSDAEAPSESLDIVLVSNSLPDYQSLADAADPDALVIVYDADAASAEDVVRQITDAADAAGSPVGSVTVLSHGGSGYFNFGNEKITAESLGENTDAWAALGTVMAEDSHIYVYGCGVADDAGAGQALLNGLADATGADVFASDDVTGEGGDWDLEAASDGADGEANTPLDTDILNAYENALVGEETSVPSSIATLEDQPGSFGIFVYNGDLDGDENLETSLDDLDPDGPLTAQEINLFSGIDEGTGNVNVRGEWVTNRPIVINGETISQYYKWTVEYSPEKDQNVDTSGVATLTFDVDGENFSTEVTVIPVNDPPEFTKGPDQTIPEDSPAQVIEDWATDVLPGPETATDEASQNLEFTVTNDNANLFSVQPSISPDGTLTYTPAENAYGTATVTVVLKDDGGTAFGGIDTSSPQEFTITITPENDAPEVEVTVAEDYVENSEPVRVVTDIDITDADDTELTQVVVEITDGYQNDARGTDVLAFENTATIQGEVIDNGRAIVLTPVSGSTAAIADFEAAVKTVTIEHVGGVKDGDDPNQGDRTIRVSATDANSSGAGNGIQTGEGADDIFVDAIDDAPELDPESAQTLYIIDGGEVAFADDIVLTDVDDDNMTGAVIRITENYQPGEDVLNFTDTANITGTWTASTGTLTLTGLAAKAEYEAAIRSVTYDNTSGTPIQNSRTVNITVTDDNSRGFGDKDVPSDVDKPDGPLSADATRIIQVVPPIVIDESIVLHEDFHDPDSVTDENGDGIFDGEYEENAQEKLGVTVGDLVTINDADFPDGSAPESIAITDVDDASGTWQYSLDGGKNWTAIDDGNLSDTHALLLTSSARIRFAPDQDFNTERSGSETPTFTARAWDESEGTEGNYADTTSSDAFSRGDADGQAVVIAINDAPEIDGVPADDQKMDENGQLTIDGISVADIDVNEGTGDVRVSLAVENGTITLGRTDGLTFEAGKGNGTSNVVFTGSLTAVNQAISSLTYDADDDALDDFLNAGDFGQPFDTLDIDSSDQGNFGQPGPRGNLDDVSINIFVGNTPPVIDLDPDDDGGGDPPVGPADPDNDGTSNFNVTFIEDSKCVPVRIADSDDPAPLIVDKEGDDIAWVEVTLTNPQEGDGLGFDESTISGTNITYTVQEVDGALVLRFEGAADASQYDQVLRSVTYNNTSENPDTTRRIIEVTAADVNNPDRAGEVALSRVSVVPVNDAPTNTVPDSVTIEANTSVALDTISVTDPDVAGGAVQVTVTTDIGTLVAADNGAGADITPVSASQIIITGTLDQVNAALAGVVYTPPTDFNGNATVTVTTNDQGYTGINPDDITQNSNGRCITADGILDNSGNVIPPDNEGTPDDPTAQTDTDTILIRVIAPSDPDVTPVGPPDAPDNPILPIIVPEGEPQGPISPGPVTLPGPVGITGGEASIALDGLAASAKDIPPPQFCSIEEALRIHLGCRFANTNDPEAKFGTLEWSDMTDLGWRPPYEYLDEEYDLYSGLFLREAGDPGFNVEAGVLLSELGGLAERSEEVFSKGSGTEGFNEIAPGELKTAFFAGRKSLDKSGR
- a CDS encoding polyamine aminopropyltransferase, which produces MSSAGVSEFPGISSVLKIAIFATGCAGIVAEFVLSTLATYLVGNAIFQWTLVMSLMLFAMGLGSRVSRLIRGALLDAFILIEFALSVLCAVSAMLAYSLSAYTGYVDLLIYVLAFVIGSLIGFEIPLVTRINQAYEELRTNISNVMEKDYYGALAGGLIFAFLALPYLGLTYTPILLGAVNFSVAALILWRFFARITRKRVLLAAFAGVLTTLIALGVLAGPVVMYGEQLKYRDKVIFAKQTVYQKIVMTQWQSYYWLFLNGQEQFSTFDEEKYHEPLVHPAMKLSHDISQVLIIGGGDGLAAREVLKYPAVKSVTLVDMDPAMTHLAATHPVLLEINSGSMGDPRLRVINDDAARFVQTDARLYGVIIIDLPDPDSVDMMHVYSEKFYNALRRHLIRGGVLVTQATSPCFSARAFRCLVKTISAAGFAVLPYHNQIPTMGEWGWILGVDRRDMPENRLKEVMLTRNFSDIDTRFMNRDAMISMMHFGKGVLDEALMADVTVNTEINPVLYRYYLSGTWGVY
- a CDS encoding DUF350 domain-containing protein translates to MMNLDDWVTALILIAVFYLLFFIGKLVNDLLHREYRLSYELTERDNPALALAVAGYYFGLVMAIGGALAGPSNGITEDLIDLGIYGLLSILLLNISWFICDRLILYRFRLSDELIRDQNQGSGAVSAGVSIASGLIIFGSVTGEGGNIRTAVAFWAVGQLFLILAAFVYNRVTPYSVHDQIEQDNVAAGVSFAGALIAIGIVVGLAAERDFESWAEDFPAFITVALSGLVMLPLVRFLTDRILLPAVRLSDEIAAQETPNVGAAYIEALSYIGAAFVICWCV
- a CDS encoding TolC family protein, with translation MGEKKNRSEKGILWAGGRVFFLLLCAILVLSSCAKAPTPQEMETTREENARKDVELIKPSMEYGNFGEKPLTLEDAIHYALANNLELRIAKLNEEIANKNTVVEKLKMLPSLRADYKWRRRDLLRKTDSYNWLLDQDEPDYTVSELKENSWANLVLTWNVLDTLMAYVRSGQAQIQEEVLKQQRTRQAQQLALDVTRSYWHAAAVEDALDYVHVVENDLKSIKKRMEGAVSRGSYDRMAAADAEMRLKELELTIRQLQANLSKERLELARLMGLNQNVQFTLARPPIKPIVAALPHTKELSIDRLEEYALLHRPELFVGDMQVLIQKEEAKNKVLAMFPGISVFAGTHWEDNRLLLSHNWNTVGAAVGLEILDLPAKYVSYKGQQKAIEMAKAQRLMTTVGVITQVHIALLDYAIKVDRFRLLDETYSLSHNLYQMAIEKQRSGRLPELAVTQRHLEEMAAKLRRDEAVVELLVAHRRLCVSIGVNPLECGQTDVMASAGQTDSYNYTATTGMKKWRCVECGYIHTGAEPPEVCPICGAGRDAFIEVSDDAAGTTPPAGSGDDLSGWGDNRAYIPADQVSKEVDSPGYAGPASDRFLWQVQMGAFVEHGRSAKRLDEVKGLTERLLDSRDAVITSKRVRGNNFNRVRVRGLTEPQARQLAREMANRGMDYWVIPPNSIHW